The nucleotide sequence GCTCATTAGTACCTATCAGGTTTACCTATTGCAAGaattgtgtattttattttagtcAGTAATTTCATTTCGacaagttttattatttttaaggtGAGCTGTGAGGTGAAATTAGAAATTTCTCGTTTGATCTTTCAGATGAGAAAGGAGATCTCCTTTCTCATCTAAAAGATCACAGTTTCCATCGGTGGAAAGGAAAGCTCaagtaacaaaatttttgaataagtatctattgaaaaatgttctctaaaaataatccaaaaatgtaatataggtaggtacgtagcatgtacatatatgtatctATACTGATGAAAACTTTTATTGATTCctctcaaaaagttgcaaaactaAAATTATGACTGaaaccgaaaatcaaaaaaataaaatttaaaaatgaaagctCACACAGAGACTTTTTTAATCTTACAAGGCCTACTAcctattccttttttttattttattttttttatcgttgttGGTTATCCATTTTACTAATTTTCTTTCATGAGTTCAAATTATgtacttgttttttatttaatatttaccaatttaccaaaactaTACGTACTTACATTGTAGGTACCAAAGATgattttctttctcatttttgtatatttgtcaaaatttcaaaaagaaagcaTAACATAAAGtgatataattttattaaaatattagTTTCAATTAAGCAAAGCTTGCAAAAAATATCGACACAActcgttaaaaattaatttaaaaattaaaacacttgaaaaatactataaaatttgagcaaagccacgcaaaaaaaaatgaacatacaTTTCTAACGTGTTCAAAATGGTAGCACTGACTCGAACTGGTTTGGTTTGACGTGATTTAGATAAACAAAACATAAATGATAGAATTGATAGAGATCGAAaatctttgaagtttgaattattacgattaaaaaatttacttcagttcatttttaatgaaagttaccccaatttttcaaaatgcacaaCGAACATTGTCGTTTATGTGGCAATCAGAACAACGAAATGTTTGATATTTTCAGCGAAACCGGTTCAAATAAACAGCTCGAGtcgaaaattaaagaaatcgtTCGTTTGAATGTAAGTATTTCATAATCAATAATCAGATATCTACTCTACATCAATGTAACCACTAAATTATATAGCAACATATCAAAACAGTTCATTCGTataatatgtttcaaaaattgtgctgaaaatgatctacctactttttttcacagattttgcTGGAAGATCCTTTACCGAAAACTGTGTGTGTTTCGTGCATTAACCACTTAGAAAACTCTTCAAATTTTATAGATCAATGTCACCAAACTCAAACTTATTTAAGTCAATTGTATGAAGAAATCATACTGCCGgtaagaatcaaatttttcagataaaaaaaaaacatttttatattcAGTAATGTTCTTAATTTATTAATTGATCATTCTTTTTAGACTCCGACCCAAAATTCTTTCCGAGCGCCGAATCATGCAGAGAAAATCAGGGTTGTATTGAATGATCGAGCTGATATTGAGATAAATATCACCAAATTGAGATCTATCCTAACTTGCAAATTAGAAACTAATCAAACGAATTTAGATAACGATTCTATTGAAAACAACTCGAGTCAGATTATTTCAGCGCAACCTGATGATAACGATACTCATCAGAATTCCACCGAAGTACTGGAAAATTCAAACGCTGTTCGAGGCGATTCCAATGCAAATCCATCTACTTCAATCAGCAAACCTAATGGCAATACAtccgataaaaaaaatgcaatcccGGTTGAAAAAACCAGcgatgaaaatttggataatGCTCCATCCAACGATACGTGTTCTTCCACCAATGATTCTCAAGAGACTATTCCTCTCGCAAACACACAAAATACAACGAGTAATCGTAGCAGGTTGAAAAGAAAATGTACCATGCGAACGACACCGATAAATGACCATTCTGATTCTAGTGATGGAGAAAACCGTGAACCAGACGAACATAGTGATTACAGCGATGATTTGAACGATAAGAGTAGTAGAAAAAAACCCAAACTTCAAACTGAACTTTGTACATTTACATGCAAACTGTGCACATCTTCGTTCAAAGCTAGAAAACACCTCGATGAACATTTAAAGACAGCTCATACCCGTAATGAATTCAAATGTTCAATTTGCAGTCATGTAGCTAAAAACCAAAAGGGAATAACGCAACACATGAAGACAGTCCACACTAAACCATTTGCTTGTGCTATATGCGGCTACAAAACCGGTGACAAATCACAAATTCGACGACATATTACAAGCCAACATACTCCAGCATCGTGGACATCGAAGAAAAATCCTGAAGTGAGCAAATCAAagaattgaagacgtcataacaaaaaggggtatatatgacacatatgtcctttttgagacgaatccatattgttattcttcagaccttcctctatcatatgagaccacccccacttcacaaagtcgaaaaaccagtgagatatcgccattttaaaactgcgatgtcgattaaaaattcactttttcagagataatgggttactcatggtcgattttgtgttatcaaccattatttacctggtttaaatccaaaaatttgctcaaaaacatttttaaatcaataaaaaaaaattggtcaaaaaaacttgtcttttttgtggttttttttttactcaacatagcgatctcttttcagagataatgggttactcatgatcgattttgtgttatcaaccattat is from Planococcus citri chromosome 1, ihPlaCitr1.1, whole genome shotgun sequence and encodes:
- the LOC135833459 gene encoding zinc finger and BTB domain-containing protein 41-like — encoded protein: MHNEHCRLCGNQNNEMFDIFSETGSNKQLESKIKEIVRLNILLEDPLPKTVCVSCINHLENSSNFIDQCHQTQTYLSQLYEEIILPTPTQNSFRAPNHAEKIRVVLNDRADIEINITKLRSILTCKLETNQTNLDNDSIENNSSQIISAQPDDNDTHQNSTEVLENSNAVRGDSNANPSTSISKPNGNTSDKKNAIPVEKTSDENLDNAPSNDTCSSTNDSQETIPLANTQNTTSNRSRLKRKCTMRTTPINDHSDSSDGENREPDEHSDYSDDLNDKSSRKKPKLQTELCTFTCKLCTSSFKARKHLDEHLKTAHTRNEFKCSICSHVAKNQKGITQHMKTVHTKPFACAICGYKTGDKSQIRRHITSQHTPASWTSKKNPEVSKSKN